A genomic window from Ruminiclostridium cellulolyticum H10 includes:
- the cobU gene encoding bifunctional adenosylcobinamide kinase/adenosylcobinamide-phosphate guanylyltransferase, protein MKSEVMGEIVLVTGGARSGKSTFAEKLAKEYGSEVLYVATAIPLDDEMRLRIKKHREQRPANWETVETYKDMDILLEEKYRNKKAVLLDCITVMIANIMFEVCHDFDKMVQEDMAIIEEAVNLQMDKLIVVARSSGIPFILVTNETGMGIVPENKSARLFRDIQGRANQKLAAAAKEVFLCVSGIPVKIK, encoded by the coding sequence ATGAAATCTGAAGTTATGGGTGAAATAGTATTAGTAACGGGCGGGGCAAGAAGCGGTAAGAGTACATTTGCAGAGAAACTGGCAAAGGAATACGGCAGTGAAGTCCTATATGTGGCAACAGCAATACCTTTAGATGATGAAATGAGACTTAGAATAAAAAAGCACAGGGAACAGCGCCCTGCAAACTGGGAAACTGTCGAGACTTATAAAGACATGGATATATTACTTGAAGAGAAGTACCGAAACAAAAAAGCCGTTCTGTTGGATTGCATCACAGTAATGATTGCCAATATAATGTTTGAAGTATGTCACGATTTTGATAAAATGGTCCAGGAGGATATGGCTATCATTGAAGAGGCTGTTAATCTTCAAATGGACAAGCTGATAGTCGTTGCAAGGAGTTCTGGGATTCCTTTTATACTTGTTACAAACGAAACCGGAATGGGTATAGTGCCGGAGAATAAGAGTGCAAGACTTTTCCGGGATATTCAAGGCAGAGCAAATCAGAAACTTGCGGCTGCTGCTAAGGAAGTATTTCTGTGTGTTTCAGGCATTCCTGTGAAAATAAAGTAA
- a CDS encoding FMN-dependent NADH-azoreductase: MKKLLYISVNTKPEEMSSSKTVARKLINSILEKHPSMALEEVDLYREHIPQLKYSYFESRSAIVNSEALAKLPQDEQNEVTQIIKLCDQFRAADIYIIASPMWSLSFPAPLKEYIDCVVQSGKTIAFDENKPYGLLNDKERTFIYVQSSGANIPWIIRPALNKGLNYVHDIIRFLGISKFEELLVDGTGTTELERQEAIEKAASRIETLVDQI; the protein is encoded by the coding sequence ATGAAAAAGTTACTTTATATTAGTGTTAACACAAAACCGGAAGAAATGTCTTCTTCAAAAACAGTTGCAAGAAAGCTCATTAACAGTATTCTTGAAAAGCACCCGAGTATGGCTCTTGAAGAAGTAGATTTGTACAGGGAGCATATACCACAGTTAAAATACAGCTACTTTGAAAGCAGGAGTGCCATAGTTAATTCTGAGGCTTTGGCAAAGCTACCTCAAGATGAACAGAATGAAGTTACCCAGATAATAAAGCTTTGTGACCAGTTCAGAGCAGCGGATATTTATATAATTGCATCCCCTATGTGGAGCTTGTCATTTCCTGCTCCCCTAAAAGAATACATTGATTGTGTTGTCCAATCCGGTAAAACAATTGCTTTTGATGAAAACAAGCCTTATGGTTTGTTAAATGATAAAGAGCGTACGTTTATATATGTACAGTCTTCAGGAGCAAATATTCCATGGATTATAAGACCTGCTTTAAATAAGGGATTGAATTATGTACACGATATTATAAGATTTTTAGGTATAAGCAAGTTTGAAGAACTGTTGGTGGACGGAACGGGAACTACAGAACTTGAGCGGCAGGAAGCAATTGAGAAGGCAGCTTCAAGAATAGAAACATTAGTTGATCAGATATAA
- a CDS encoding DUF6512 family protein yields MRKQRISHPEKWILIGIPFIFIFGSLFHFLYSWSGKKVIVGLISAVNESVWEHTKLLLVPIILWWLIYYVIKQKKYDIDANLWFTGMLVAIVSSILTMICFYYFYTQAFGIQSLVVDIVIFLLAIIIGQCLGLHIYKYSQGLGTWLSILIIAAIFALIVYWTFQPPHIPLFFDKVNGKYGI; encoded by the coding sequence ATGAGAAAACAAAGGATTAGTCATCCTGAAAAATGGATTTTAATCGGTATCCCGTTTATATTCATATTCGGCTCTCTGTTTCACTTTTTGTATAGTTGGTCAGGTAAAAAAGTCATAGTCGGGTTGATTTCTGCAGTAAATGAAAGCGTCTGGGAACATACAAAACTTTTGCTGGTTCCTATCATTCTATGGTGGTTAATTTATTATGTAATAAAACAAAAAAAATACGATATAGACGCTAATCTATGGTTTACAGGAATGTTGGTTGCAATTGTTTCTTCAATACTAACAATGATATGTTTTTACTACTTTTACACACAAGCATTCGGTATACAGTCTCTTGTTGTAGACATAGTTATCTTTTTATTGGCCATAATTATTGGTCAGTGCTTGGGGCTTCATATTTACAAATATTCCCAAGGTTTGGGTACCTGGTTATCTATTTTAATAATTGCCGCCATTTTTGCATTAATTGTTTATTGGACATTTCAACCTCCACACATTCCACTTTTCTTTGACAAAGTGAATGGTAAATACGGAATATAG
- a CDS encoding carboxypeptidase-like regulatory domain-containing protein translates to MEFKDQTLQEETGKAKKKNKISLEKDSIQYNAQDLDQEQKMDVNPTQLNSQNIRLYLSRGENNHSGKITGTAYLKEGKEIVKNAGIHLFLGHDRRYPVYKTNSDENGNFIIDDIPPGFYTIVAKYDGNLKYESHYIKIFGGQIVHQSVLLE, encoded by the coding sequence ATGGAATTTAAGGATCAAACGCTTCAGGAGGAAACAGGAAAAGCCAAGAAGAAAAATAAGATATCCCTTGAAAAAGACAGTATTCAGTATAACGCTCAAGACCTTGATCAGGAACAGAAAATGGATGTAAACCCCACACAGTTGAATTCTCAAAATATACGCCTCTACCTTAGTAGAGGGGAAAACAATCACTCAGGAAAAATAACCGGTACTGCTTATTTAAAAGAGGGTAAGGAGATTGTAAAAAATGCAGGAATACACCTGTTTTTGGGTCATGATAGGAGATATCCCGTGTACAAAACAAATTCTGACGAAAATGGAAATTTTATAATAGATGACATACCGCCCGGATTTTATACAATAGTTGCAAAGTACGATGGTAATTTAAAATATGAATCCCATTACATCAAGATTTTTGGAGGTCAGATAGTACACCAGTCTGTTTTACTGGAGTAA
- the cobT gene encoding nicotinate-nucleotide--dimethylbenzimidazole phosphoribosyltransferase gives MTFEEAINSIKELNIETMQKAQKRLDNLTKPLGSLGRLEEIVKQLAGITGELFPCVKNKKIVIMCADNGVVEEGVSSCPKSVTSSVTQNFLKGFTGVNVLSRHSRADIVVVDVGVDDDIDCPGVINRKIRKGTWNIMKGPAMTRNEAIKAIETGIEIVGKLKEKGVNLLGTGEMGVGNTTTSSAVASVLIGNDIGEMVGKGAGLTQKGLINKIEIIKNAIDINKPNPSDPIDVLAKVGGFDIAALTGCFLGAAAYRLPVMIDGFISATAALAAIKIKPECRNYILPSHGSAEPGNKKIMEALDMSPMLLLEMRLGEGSGAALAFHIIDAAVAAYNEMGTFGDAKIEQYKPLE, from the coding sequence ATGACCTTTGAAGAAGCGATAAATTCCATTAAAGAACTGAATATAGAAACGATGCAGAAGGCACAGAAAAGGTTGGACAACTTAACAAAGCCTCTGGGAAGCCTGGGTCGTTTGGAGGAAATCGTAAAACAGCTTGCCGGAATTACAGGAGAGTTGTTTCCTTGTGTAAAAAATAAAAAAATCGTAATAATGTGTGCAGATAACGGAGTTGTTGAGGAAGGAGTCAGTTCGTGCCCTAAAAGCGTTACTTCTTCCGTTACACAAAATTTTCTGAAAGGTTTTACGGGAGTGAATGTTCTTTCAAGACATTCGAGGGCAGATATAGTTGTTGTGGATGTTGGTGTTGATGATGATATTGACTGTCCCGGCGTTATAAACAGAAAAATAAGAAAAGGTACATGGAATATTATGAAAGGCCCTGCAATGACCAGAAACGAAGCTATAAAAGCTATTGAAACGGGAATTGAGATTGTTGGAAAGTTAAAGGAAAAAGGAGTAAATCTGCTTGGTACAGGTGAGATGGGGGTAGGAAACACAACTACAAGCAGTGCAGTAGCATCTGTACTTATCGGTAACGATATAGGTGAAATGGTAGGCAAGGGGGCGGGACTGACCCAGAAAGGTCTTATTAATAAGATTGAGATTATTAAAAACGCAATAGATATCAATAAACCGAATCCGTCCGACCCTATAGATGTACTGGCAAAGGTCGGCGGTTTTGACATTGCAGCACTTACCGGGTGTTTTCTTGGAGCAGCAGCCTACAGGCTTCCTGTCATGATTGACGGATTTATCTCGGCTACCGCTGCATTGGCGGCAATAAAAATAAAGCCCGAGTGCAGAAATTATATTCTTCCTTCACATGGTTCTGCTGAACCCGGAAACAAGAAAATAATGGAAGCACTTGACATGAGCCCCATGCTCTTATTGGAAATGCGTTTAGGTGAGGGTTCAGGAGCTGCACTTGCATTTCATATTATAGACGCTGCTGTTGCAGCCTATAATGAGATGGGAACATTCGGGGATGCAAAAATTGAACAATACAAACCATTAGAATAG
- a CDS encoding S-layer homology domain-containing protein, translating into MRLKKCIIPLLIFVFLFQTSTSAYESISFLYAGNTTTYINNVNRSGTNLTTVSPDYFEINSNGTLKKTIKVDPLFVETMHARGIKVVPYLSNNWDRTLGRAALANQNSFVASLSAEIVRLGCDGINIDIQNLTEADRNAFTAFIRLLRSYLPKTKILSVCVAANPWGSTIGWQGSYDYAALGTISDQLFIMAYDEHYTGSAPGAVASFSFVEKSVNYALKYVPSTKIVLGVPFYGRYWKQGAASGGYGITVSDVERLVATCKSKTWYDSTSQCARATVTVTSTDNAVIWGSSRLSAGTYDIWYENETSLEKKLSLVSKNNLLGAGSWALGQEPQRFWNNYSQWLIGKPFIDISNHWAQSYIIDLFQKGIVSGMPGKRFVPDGSLTRAEAAALLVKTLGLQNETATASFADTKDHWASKQIAIVKEKGIFSGYSGNMFYPERKITREEFAVVCDKILFSPDTVDFSQRIFSDVSPESNPWSNKSIIVLSMNNILSGYPDGTFRPKKTITRAEATRVIAALLEYPGGFTISPTHIQSPSPVPPR; encoded by the coding sequence ATGCGGCTAAAAAAATGTATAATACCACTGCTTATATTTGTGTTCCTTTTTCAAACAAGCACTTCCGCTTATGAAAGCATAAGCTTTTTATATGCAGGAAACACAACCACCTATATAAATAATGTTAATCGTTCAGGTACAAATCTTACAACGGTTTCTCCCGATTATTTTGAAATAAACAGTAACGGGACTCTAAAAAAAACAATAAAGGTAGATCCTCTTTTTGTGGAGACTATGCACGCACGGGGAATAAAAGTAGTACCCTACCTTAGTAATAACTGGGACAGAACTCTCGGCAGGGCTGCATTGGCCAACCAAAACTCATTTGTCGCCAGTTTAAGTGCCGAAATTGTACGACTTGGTTGTGACGGTATAAATATAGACATTCAAAACCTTACCGAAGCTGACCGCAACGCATTTACAGCTTTTATCAGACTTTTACGTTCTTATTTGCCAAAAACAAAAATACTATCTGTATGTGTCGCAGCTAATCCGTGGGGATCAACTATTGGCTGGCAGGGTTCTTATGATTATGCCGCCTTAGGTACTATAAGCGACCAGCTATTCATAATGGCTTATGATGAGCATTACACCGGAAGTGCACCGGGAGCGGTAGCCAGCTTTTCTTTTGTTGAAAAAAGTGTAAACTATGCCTTGAAATATGTTCCATCTACAAAAATAGTTTTAGGAGTACCATTTTACGGCAGATATTGGAAACAAGGAGCAGCAAGCGGCGGCTACGGAATAACCGTATCTGACGTTGAACGTCTGGTAGCAACCTGTAAATCCAAAACCTGGTATGACAGTACATCCCAGTGTGCCCGTGCAACCGTAACGGTAACCTCGACAGATAATGCTGTTATCTGGGGAAGCAGCAGACTTTCAGCCGGCACTTACGATATTTGGTATGAAAATGAAACTTCACTTGAGAAAAAGCTATCCCTTGTCTCAAAAAATAATCTGCTTGGTGCGGGGAGTTGGGCATTGGGGCAGGAGCCTCAGCGTTTCTGGAATAATTATAGCCAATGGCTGATAGGTAAGCCCTTTATTGATATATCAAATCACTGGGCACAAAGCTACATCATAGATCTGTTTCAAAAAGGCATCGTCAGTGGTATGCCCGGCAAGCGTTTTGTACCTGACGGCAGTCTCACGAGGGCCGAAGCCGCAGCATTACTTGTAAAAACCCTTGGTTTGCAGAATGAAACCGCAACTGCATCTTTCGCCGACACTAAAGATCACTGGGCATCAAAACAAATTGCCATTGTTAAAGAAAAGGGCATTTTCAGCGGGTATTCGGGAAACATGTTTTACCCTGAAAGAAAGATTACAAGGGAAGAATTTGCAGTGGTATGTGACAAAATACTATTCAGCCCTGATACTGTAGATTTCTCTCAAAGAATTTTCAGTGATGTAAGTCCTGAAAGCAACCCATGGTCAAATAAATCTATCATTGTTCTTTCAATGAATAATATTCTATCAGGATACCCGGATGGTACTTTCAGACCGAAAAAAACAATTACAAGAGCGGAAGCAACCAGAGTAATAGCCGCTTTACTGGAATATCCCGGAGGGTTTACAATTTCGCCGACTCATATTCAGAGTCCGTCCCCTGTACCGCCAAGATAA
- a CDS encoding DUF4177 domain-containing protein, with the protein MFEYKYVQATLGGFFTEANHHEIIDKYAGEGWRLVQVLPMYYNSHGKPTDYEIIFEREVG; encoded by the coding sequence ATGTTTGAATATAAGTATGTACAGGCAACTTTAGGAGGATTTTTTACTGAAGCTAATCACCATGAAATAATTGATAAATATGCCGGTGAAGGCTGGAGACTGGTACAGGTACTACCTATGTACTATAATTCACATGGAAAACCTACTGATTACGAAATAATATTTGAACGGGAAGTAGGCTAG
- a CDS encoding SPL family radical SAM protein: MSKLLQKSGKNLFNTIYVEEQAYDYTITRMVLEKYPDIPVITIRNYKDIFNRGNQHFELQKNRQSLILAVKGSPFLYNGPHVCQDFGYSDFYYTSFLLNCIFDCEYCYLQGMYPSANIVAFVNINDFKNEIKNILDGKRAYLAVSYDTDLIGFHNVIPYWDFFHDFFAEHPNINAEIRTKSANEMFYSEFSPAENIVIAFSMAPQEIIQKYERLTPPLTARIKAVKTAISKGFKVRLCLDPVILNSGSEKLYPPFFRNLFTEINPDELKDVGYGFFRMSKDFFKRIENQKRSSELFAEEYSVNHDIVSYPHELSKTVMTRHLSVLEEYLPKEKIFTL; the protein is encoded by the coding sequence TTGAGCAAATTATTACAAAAATCAGGCAAAAATCTGTTTAATACCATATATGTAGAAGAACAAGCGTATGATTATACTATCACTCGCATGGTTCTGGAAAAATACCCTGACATACCTGTAATAACAATACGCAATTATAAGGACATATTCAACCGCGGCAATCAGCATTTCGAACTTCAGAAGAATCGACAGTCCCTTATACTGGCAGTAAAAGGCAGTCCTTTTCTGTATAACGGCCCTCATGTATGTCAGGATTTTGGGTATTCTGACTTTTACTATACTTCTTTTCTTTTGAATTGTATTTTTGACTGTGAATACTGCTATTTACAGGGAATGTATCCCTCTGCTAATATCGTTGCCTTTGTTAATATAAATGACTTCAAGAATGAAATAAAAAACATTTTGGATGGAAAAAGAGCTTACCTGGCTGTTTCCTATGATACTGACCTTATTGGTTTTCATAATGTAATTCCGTATTGGGATTTCTTTCATGACTTTTTTGCTGAACATCCCAACATCAATGCGGAGATACGAACCAAGAGTGCCAATGAAATGTTTTATAGTGAGTTTTCACCTGCTGAAAACATTGTGATCGCCTTCAGTATGGCTCCGCAAGAAATTATACAGAAATATGAAAGGCTTACACCGCCTTTGACAGCCCGGATTAAAGCCGTAAAAACCGCTATTTCAAAAGGATTCAAAGTACGGCTTTGTCTTGATCCGGTTATATTAAATTCCGGGAGCGAAAAACTGTACCCACCATTTTTTAGAAATCTCTTTACGGAAATCAACCCGGATGAACTAAAAGATGTCGGTTATGGTTTTTTCAGAATGTCAAAGGATTTTTTCAAAAGAATAGAGAATCAAAAAAGAAGTTCTGAGCTTTTCGCGGAAGAGTACAGTGTAAACCACGATATAGTGTCTTATCCTCATGAACTGAGTAAAACGGTAATGACAAGGCATTTGAGTGTTTTAGAAGAATATTTGCCAAAGGAGAAGATATTTACACTATGA
- a CDS encoding threonine aldolase family protein, which produces MIRFNCDYSEGAHPKVLEKLLQTNMEQTAGYGMDPYCNKAAGMIKDKCLRQDMEVHFLVGGTQTNLTVISAALRPHQGAIAANTGHICTHETGAIEATGHKVIELSSRDGKLTAEQVAETVKSHYSDESREHTVQPKMVYISNPTEIGTIYSKKELFELSRICRENSLFLYMDGARLGYGLCAEDNDLDLPTIAQLCDAFYIGGTKIGALFGEALVVCNEELKKDLRYIIKQKGGMLAKGRLLGLQFISLMENDLYFEIATHANKMALLIKEALLKKGYSFLISSTTNQQFPILPNDILVRLKSKFEYSFWQEIDENTSAVRFCTSWATSPEDVRKLVEEIENG; this is translated from the coding sequence ATGATACGTTTTAATTGTGATTACAGCGAGGGTGCACACCCTAAAGTATTGGAGAAACTTTTACAGACAAATATGGAGCAGACCGCAGGGTATGGAATGGACCCATACTGCAATAAGGCAGCGGGAATGATAAAGGATAAGTGCTTGCGTCAGGATATGGAAGTACACTTTCTGGTTGGCGGAACACAGACAAACCTTACAGTTATTTCAGCAGCACTAAGGCCTCATCAGGGGGCTATTGCTGCTAATACAGGACATATATGTACACACGAAACTGGTGCAATCGAAGCTACCGGGCACAAGGTTATTGAACTTTCAAGCCGGGATGGAAAACTAACCGCAGAGCAGGTTGCAGAAACCGTAAAGTCACATTACTCTGATGAGAGCCGGGAACATACAGTTCAGCCGAAGATGGTATATATTTCTAACCCTACAGAAATTGGAACTATATACAGTAAGAAAGAGCTTTTTGAATTAAGCAGGATATGCAGGGAAAATAGTCTTTTTCTTTACATGGATGGTGCAAGACTTGGGTATGGTTTATGTGCTGAGGATAATGATCTGGATTTACCAACTATAGCACAGCTTTGTGATGCCTTCTACATAGGAGGTACAAAGATAGGTGCACTTTTCGGAGAAGCATTGGTTGTTTGCAATGAAGAACTTAAAAAGGACTTGCGATATATAATAAAGCAAAAGGGGGGGATGCTCGCAAAAGGCAGACTACTTGGATTACAGTTTATTTCACTGATGGAAAACGATTTGTATTTCGAGATTGCTACCCATGCAAACAAAATGGCGTTGTTAATAAAGGAGGCTCTTTTAAAAAAAGGCTATAGTTTTTTAATATCGTCTACAACAAACCAGCAGTTCCCAATATTGCCAAATGATATTCTAGTAAGGCTAAAATCGAAATTTGAGTATTCTTTCTGGCAGGAAATTGATGAAAATACAAGTGCTGTTAGGTTCTGCACAAGTTGGGCAACAAGCCCGGAGGATGTACGGAAATTGGTTGAAGAAATAGAAAATGGGTAA
- a CDS encoding SDR family oxidoreductase, whose protein sequence is MKTAILTGASRGIGLAIVKRLILMGYKVYGIARSFENTEYSNNNFIPINCDILNTNELQRIIKQIESEETEINLLVNNAGVGFFGPHEQLKINDIQTMIRTNLEAPLILCKLLLRALKKSNGTIISISSVTAKKISTHGCSYASSKAGLSHFSASLFEEVRKYGVKVTVIHPDITSSNFYDKLDFTYDSESDTVLMEEQTADAVEYILGCSENMVVNDITLRPQKNRIRRKPPAGD, encoded by the coding sequence ATGAAAACAGCAATATTAACGGGAGCTTCAAGAGGAATTGGCCTTGCTATTGTAAAAAGGCTCATTTTAATGGGCTACAAAGTTTATGGAATAGCCCGTTCATTTGAAAATACGGAATATTCTAATAATAATTTTATCCCAATTAATTGTGATATTCTGAATACTAACGAACTTCAAAGGATAATTAAACAAATCGAATCTGAGGAAACAGAAATTAACCTGTTAGTTAACAATGCAGGAGTAGGCTTTTTCGGTCCTCATGAGCAGTTGAAAATAAATGATATTCAGACCATGATACGTACAAACCTTGAAGCTCCGCTTATTTTATGTAAACTTCTTTTAAGAGCCTTAAAAAAGAGCAATGGAACTATAATTTCCATTTCATCGGTAACCGCTAAGAAAATAAGTACTCATGGCTGTTCCTACGCTTCTTCTAAAGCAGGTCTTTCACATTTTTCAGCAAGTCTGTTTGAGGAAGTAAGAAAATACGGTGTTAAGGTAACCGTCATACACCCTGACATTACCAGCAGCAATTTTTATGATAAGCTTGATTTCACCTATGACAGCGAATCAGACACTGTTTTGATGGAGGAGCAGACCGCAGACGCAGTGGAATACATTTTGGGATGCTCTGAAAACATGGTTGTAAACGATATAACCCTTCGGCCTCAAAAAAACCGTATAAGAAGAAAACCACCTGCCGGGGATTAA
- the cobS gene encoding adenosylcobinamide-GDP ribazoletransferase codes for MILLKRFLLMIQFFTTVPIPVSLNVNEEDFGKGLALAPLAGLLIGGLVACGGYVLNMFFAPAITAVLVVILYILLTGGIHFDGLGDTVDGIFSNKPKEKMLEIMRDSRTGTYAVLVIVCVLGLNAVLMYSIISAHMYFTLVLMPVAGRIGSVTGAAVSRYARSGPGLGKSFIDYCGLKEMLSAAVISLIVFFVFKVFEGIFLCLFMFISATLLVKILGRKIGGATGDVLGAVCELNQTIFLLISYLLVFK; via the coding sequence ATGATACTGTTAAAACGTTTTTTATTAATGATACAATTTTTTACTACAGTTCCAATTCCTGTAAGCTTGAATGTAAATGAAGAGGATTTTGGAAAGGGACTTGCACTTGCTCCATTGGCTGGTTTGTTAATAGGTGGTTTGGTTGCCTGCGGGGGATATGTGTTGAATATGTTTTTTGCCCCCGCTATAACAGCTGTTCTAGTAGTTATTTTATACATACTATTAACCGGAGGAATTCATTTTGATGGATTAGGCGATACAGTAGATGGTATTTTCTCCAACAAGCCTAAAGAGAAGATGTTGGAAATTATGCGAGACAGCAGGACAGGAACATATGCGGTACTGGTTATTGTTTGTGTTTTAGGACTCAACGCAGTACTGATGTATTCAATAATTTCGGCTCATATGTATTTTACCCTTGTACTTATGCCTGTAGCGGGAAGAATAGGCTCTGTCACGGGGGCGGCTGTTTCAAGGTATGCAAGAAGCGGGCCGGGGTTGGGAAAATCCTTTATTGATTACTGCGGATTAAAAGAGATGTTATCAGCGGCGGTAATCAGTCTTATTGTTTTTTTTGTTTTTAAAGTATTTGAGGGTATTTTTCTTTGTCTTTTCATGTTTATATCAGCAACCTTGCTGGTAAAAATTCTTGGCAGGAAAATCGGAGGTGCGACGGGAGATGTTCTTGGAGCCGTCTGCGAACTGAATCAGACCATATTTTTATTAATATCATATTTGCTGGTATTTAAATAA